The window ACGGCATTGACCTGACCGTGACGGCCTCGGCGTTAGCCCTGAGCCGCCTCGAGTAACTCGATCGCCTCCGTACGCAACGCGTCGGCTCGCTCGGCCGAGCGGGCTTCCGCCGTGACGCGGATGAGCGGCTGGGTTCCGCTCGCCCGGAGCAGGAACCAGCCGTCGCCGCGGTCGACCCGGACGCCGTCGAGCGCGTCGACCTCGTCGAAGCGGTCGGCCACGAGGTCGCTGACGGCGGCCATCACGGCCCCTTTTTCGTCGACTTCGAGTGAGTCACGCCGGATCGGATACGTGTCGACGCTCCCCACGAGTTCGGAGAGTGGGCCGCGCTCGGCGACGAGAGAGACGAGTTTCACGGCCGCGAGCGGGCCGTCGGGACAGAGCGTTTCCTCGGGCCAGATCCAGGCGCCGCTGGGTTCGCCACCGAAGACGACGTCGTCGTCGGTTGCCCGTTCGGCCACGTAGACGTCTCCGACGGGCGTTTTCGTGAGCGATGCGCCGACGGCAGCCAGTGCGTCGTCGACGGTCAGACTCGTGTCGACCGGCGCTGCAACGCGGTCGCCCTCGCTGGCTGCTTCCCTGGCGAATAGTGCCAGGAGGACGTCTTTCGGGACGAACGCCCCGGTTTCGTCGACGGCTACCATCCGGTCGGCGTCGCCGTCGTGAGCGATGCCGAGGTCGACGTCGGTGTGAGCCACCGTCGCCATGAGCGTCTGGAGGGTGTCCTCGTTCGGTTCGCTCGGGCGGCCTGGAAAGGCACCGTCGGGCTGGCCGTTGAGCGTTCGCACTCGACACCCTAACTCGTCCAGCACGTCTGCAGTGACTCGGCCTGCACCGTTTCCGAGGTCGACGACGACTGAGGGCGTCGTCTCGAGGTCGACCGTCTCCCGGATCGCTTCGGCGTGGCGGTCGGCGGCGTCGGGGTTCGTGCGTCGGCTGCCGTGGCCGTCCCAGCCTGTGAGGTCGTACTCGCCATGCTCGACGCGGTCGGCGATAGCATCGCGCTGTTCGGGTCCGAAGGCCTTCCCGGAGGGGTTCCAGAGCTTGATCCCGTTGTCGGTCGCCGGGTTGTGCGAGGCCGTGATGACGACGCCGGCGTCGGCCTCGAGCCAGTCGACGGCGCGGGCGACGGTCGGGGTGGCGGCGACGCCGACGTCGACGACGTCCGCACCACACTCGCGGAGACCGGCGACGAGGGCGTCTCCGAGCACCTCACCGCTCTCTCTGACGTCGCGGCCGACGACGACCCGGTCGTAGCCCTCCGTGGCGACGGCCCGGCCGACCGAGAGGGCGAGATCAGCAGTGACGACGTCGCCAACAGCACCGCGGATACCGCTCGTTCCAAACATAGCGGTCACTGGCACGTACGTCGATGTTATACTGTCGGTCGTTGGTCGTGGCCTCACTCGTTGGCGTCCCCGGGCGCGGATCTGATGACCTGCGAGCCTACGGCGGCGTCTCCCACTCGAGACACCGAAGCTGTCCGTCCTCCGTCCCGACGAACAGCCGTCCGGTTTCGGCGGGTGCGTGGGTCGCCCCACTGCCGGAGGTTGCCGCACGGGAACCGCCGTCGAAAACGGGCGCTGGCGTTCCCGCCACGCCCGACTCGAGTGGCAAGTGCCACCGAAAGTCCGGGTCGGTGGCGTCGACGCCGTAGAGCCCACCCGTCCCGTCGCCGACGATGACGACGTCTCCGGCGACGACCGGATCGGTCGTCGGGGTACCGTCGAGCGGGAGCCCCGCCTTCGAGAACAGAAGGCCCCGGAGCTTCCGGTTGCCGAACGTCGTATCGGTGACGTGGAGGGTGTCGTCGTCGGCGGCGACGAACAGCGTGTCGTCGCCCTCGAGCACCGTGGGTGCGGAGGTGAAGCCACCACGAATTTCGTAGGTGAACCACGTCCGGCCGTCTTCGATACCGAGGGCGAGCAGCGTCCCGTCTGAGTCGGCGACATACGCGCGGTCGTCCGCGAGCGTCGGCCCACCGACGACCGTGCCGTCGGTCGGTACGCTCCAGACCGTCTCGCCCGAGCCGAGCTCGAGGGCCTGTACCTGCTCGTTCTGGGTCGCGACGTACACCTGTTCGTCGTCGACGGCAGGCGCACCCACAGGAGTTCCCTCGAGCGTCGCCGTCCAGATCGCCTCGCCGGTTTCCGCTCGAAGGGCCAGCAGGCCGTCGGAGTTCCCGACGAGGAGCAACCCGCCGTCGAGCGTCGGCGGCGTCGTGTACAGCCCCTCGACCGGTCGCTCCCATTCGAGGGTACCCGTGGGGGCGTCGATGGCGACGAGGGTGTCGGCCAGACAGCACACGACCCGGTGGCCGCCGACGGCCGGGGCGAGCGTCGTCGAAGCGGTCGTCTCGTACACCCAGCGACGCCGCCCCTGGTAATCGACGGCGTAGAGGTGGCCGTCGGCCGTCCCGACGTAGACCGTGTCGTGGTCGACGACTGGGGGGCAGCGAACCGGGCCGCGGAGATCGGTCGTCCAGGCGTCGGCCGGCCTCGCCTCTGGCCCCGTGAGATCGCGACCAATTCGTCCCGTGTTGTGCTCGTCACCCCGAAACTGGTTCCACTCGCTCACTGGCCATCCTTTCGGGTGACTGGGCATAAGACCGGCGAACTCGAGTGTGTCCACAGCCCCAACCGGGGCGCAGTACCTGGAGCGGAGCGCTTTTGCCTCGCCGGTGTGAGTTCGACTCGTGGAACCAGGATCAGGGCCGGGAACGCGAATGTGGGAGGCCGATCGCGCGGCGGTGTTCGACCGCGACACCAGGACGTGTCGACACTGCGAACGGACGCCGAGTACGTCAGGCACGTCGGGCCTTCGGGTGGCGGCCGTCGGCGACGTTCCGCTGCAAGGAACGGTTCACGAGAGCGCACTCGTGACCCTCTGCGATGCCTGTTTCGAGATCCTTCACGGTACCGAACGGACGACGATCGACACGCGTGAGGCGCTCTTCGAGACGATTCGATCCGCTACCAACCGCCAGAGCGAGGCGATTTCGACCGTCGCCGTGTTCGCGTCGCTGGCGACGACGGTTCCAGCGGCGATCGAGGAGGACGACGACCCCGACTACGTCGCCCACCGCCAGGACGCCCACCTCGTCCTCGCCGTCGTGGACGCGACTCTCGAGCAACTCGAGGCACTCGTCGGATCGGATGCGCTCGAGGCGCTCGATCCGGGCACCGAACCCGATTCCGATCTCGACTCGGCTCTCACAGCGTTCTGCGAAAGCGCGACGACGCTCCAGAACGAGCTACGAGAGGTGATCGACCTCGCGGAGGTCGTCGCCGTCGGTCTCGGACGCTGCCAGGGTTGTTTCGAACCGCTCGAGGTCGACCCGGATCCTGAGACTGGCGCGCAGTCAGCAGCTACTCGTCCGTGCTCGACCTGTGGCCTCGAGCCGCGCGATATCGGGGCGTGGCGGCGCGACGACGGTACCGTTCGCTTCAACGACCTTTTTGGAGCGATCAACGCCGCTTTACAGGGCAGTTCGGCGACGACGACGACGCTCACCGCCCGGACGCAAGTGGTTGCCGAACGGCTGCTCGAGTGATCGGTCGAGCGCTCTCGGATCTGTTGGCTCGGTCAAAAGACGGTGACTGTGTGGTGTGTCGAACTGGCTCGAGGGTTCAGCGATGCAGCGATGCCGCATTTAAGCGGTTCAGCGGTGCCGCATTTCAGTGGGTCAGCGGATCAACGGATCAGCGGATCGGCAGATCAGTGGGTCAGCAGTTCAGTACGGCGCTCGCTGCTCGCGAATCACGCCGACGAGTTCGCTCTGTTCGTCGGCGAGCAATTCGCTCAGGTCGTCGAGGGTGATGATCCCGGCCAGGTGGCCGCCGTCGTCGACGACCGGAAGCCGACGGACGTTGTGCTCGTTCATCCGTTCGGTCGCCTCGTAGAAGCCGGCATCGACGCCGATTGTGTGGACGCCGTCGGACATGATCGACTCCGCAGTGGCGTCGGGGCCGGCGTCCTCGAGGAGCGTCGCGAGGGCCAGATCCCGATCCGTCACGATCCCCACGGGTTCGTCGCCGTCGGCGATGACGACGCTGCCGACCATCTCGTCGTCCATCATCGTGGCGAGTTCGCGAATCTCCGTGCCTGGACTGGCGGTAACGACGTCACTGCGGGCGAGTGTCTCGAGCGTCATGCGGCGGTGTCTCCGACTGCCGGCCACGTAATGCTATTGCCGGCATATGCTATTTACTCGTGGCTCGGGTATCACTAGTACCGATGGGGTGGGTTCACGTCGCTGGTGGCGGCGGTCGTGGCGTCGCGGATTCAGTAGTCGCATCACCCCCTCTCGAGGCGAACCGGGGGGCCTCATCTCGTCTCGAGTCGAACTGGGTATACTCATAATGCTCCAGCACAGTCTGTGGGTCATGAACGAAGATTACGACGTGGTAATCGCCGGTGCCGGCCCCGCAGGTGGACAGTGTGCGCGGGATCTGGCGGCTCGAGGCTACGACGTCGTCGTCCTCGAAACGGAAGCCGAAGACGAGTTCCCGAAACAGAGCAACAAGTCCACGGCCGGAACGTTCCCCTCGATGATGGCGTCGTTCGGTATCCCCGACGACGTGGTGCAACAGTTCACCGAGACCGTGGTACTCGAATCGCCGAACGCCTACTACATCCAGGAACAGCCCGGGGCGGTGCTCGATTTCGGAAAATTCAAACGATTTCTGGTGGAGGATTCCCGAGAAGCCGGCGCTGAGTATCGTTTCTCCTCGCGGGCAACGGCCCCGATAATCGAGGGTGGGGAACCCGTCGGCGTCACGTACAACGGCTCGGAGGAGATCTACGCCGATATCGTGATCGACGCGACCGGCCCGGCGGCCCCGATCGCGAAGAAACTCGACGTGAGCGACCTCAAACGCGAGAACCACGCGATCGGTATCGAGTACGAACTCGAGGGAATCGACATCGACCACCCCGGATTCGCCGACCTGAACGACGCGATGATGCTCCGGTTGGATCACGACATCGCGCCCGGTGGCTACTCCTGGATCTTCCACACCGGCGAGGACACCGCCAAGGTGGGCGTCTGTTACATCCAGAACGAGAGCCACAGCCAGTACGGTCGAGACAACTTCAGCATCGACGACTACCTCCAGCACTGGATCGACACCGATCCCCGCTTCGAGAACGCCGAACGGATAGAGGGCCGCCAACACCGGGGTTCGGCGCACATCCAGCTACCCGGTCAGATCCACACCGATCGCTTCATGGCCATTGGGGACACCGTCCCCACCGTTGACCCGCTCTGGGGCGAAGGCATTCACACGTGCATGAAATCCGGACGCGCTGCTGCCATCGCGGCCGACAGCTGTCTCAAACACGGCCAGATCGAACCGACAGCGGAGAACCTCGAGGTGTACGACACGCTCTGGCACCGCGACGTCGCGCCGAACGTCGACACCCGCCTGCTGATGACCCACCTGCTGTATCTGGCCTCGAACGATCGGTACGACAAACTCATGGCCGACTTGAACCGCCTCGACAACGACACGCTCGCCAATGCCAACAAGGGAAGCAAACGAGCGATCATGAAACTGCTCGGGGTTCGAGACCTCTCGCTCGTCGCGCAGGTGCTGCGAAAGCGACGCAACTGGTAGTTTACTGTCCCTTCTCGCAGGTATTGATCCCGAGCAGTCGATTGCCGAGACACCGTCGCGTCATCGCCGTCACGAGGAGGATCGCCGCCAGGATCAGTGATACCCCCGCAACCAGCGTCTGTGTGTCGCCGGTCACTCCATCGGTCGTCACCGCGGCAACCGCAACTGCGAGGGCACCCAGGCCGAGCGTGATCCGGACGGTTCGATCGAAGCCCCCAACGTTCGGTTCCATACGCGATATGGCGACCTCGAGGCACTTGAGTCTGGGCGTGGCCGTTACTCGAACGGTCGCCACGGCCACGTTACTCGAGCGGCCGTAACGGGCGCCTCACTGACGGCGGATCGTTGGCGAGGAGAACACTCAGACTCGCTCGGGCAGCCAACCGCCGTCGACCTCGAGGTTCTGGCCGCTGACGTAGTCGGCGTCTGGATCGAGGAAAAACAGGAGCGGACGAACGAGATCGTCAAAGCTCGCGGGTCGGTCTCGCGGGAGTTCCGCGGGGAACTCATTGGAGTTTTCGACGACGTACGGCGAGATGGCGTTGACCGTGATGCCGTCGTCCTGGGTGTCGGCGGCGAGCATGCGCGTGAACATGAGGACGCCTGCCTTGGCGACGAAGTAGGGGAAGTTCTTGGGGTTGACCAGCCCCTTCTCGCTCGAGGCGTAGCCGACGTTGACGATGCGGCCGTATTCGTTCTCGGCCATCGCCGGCAGCGCGCGTTTCGCACAGAGGTAGGTGCCGGTGAGGTTCGTCTCCAGCACCCGATTCCAGGTCTCGAACTCGATGTCGGCCCAGTGTGCGGGGGCGAAATCGCCCACATTGTTTACGAGGACGTCGACGGTACCGAGTTCGGCCTCGACAGCCGAAAACAGACCATCGACACTGTCGGGATCGGTCACGTCGCCCTGGACAGTCATCGCGGCGTCGGCTCCCCGTTCACGGGCGGTCTCGGCGACATCGCGAGCGGCATCCGCACTCGTGTGGTAGTGAACGGCCACGTTCGCGCCGCAGTCGGCCGTCGCGAGCAGGAGTTCGCGGCCGACGCCGCGTCCGCTGCCGGTGACGAGCACGGTCTGTCCGGTGAGGTCGGGTTCGTCCATACGGAGCGGTCGGCGAGCAACTGGAAAAACACGGGGGGTAAATGTTTACTCGAGTCTGAGTAATATTGTGAACGTTTAAGTCGATTGCCGGTGTGAGTAATGGATATGACACTCGAAACGATTCTCCTCGCGGTCGGCCCCGGAGATGCTGAGCGAACGAGCGAACTCGCCGAAGCGGTCATCGAAGTCGGTCGACCAGCCGGTTCGACGGTCGTTCTGGGACACGTCTTCACGCAAGACGAGTACGACGACGTGCTCGAGCGCCTCGCCTTCGATCCCGATGCGGAGGCTGTCGACCCCGACGACGTCGCGGGTCGCCACGCGACGATTCGTGACCTTCGACGCCTACTCGAGGATGCCGGCGTCGAGTACGTGATCCGCGGTGCGGTCGGCGATCACGGTCGAACGATCGTCGACCTGGCGACGGATGTCGACGCCGACCGGGTCATCGTCGGCGGACGAAAGCGATCGCCCACCGGCAAGGCGGTGTTCGGCTCGACGGCACAGGAAGTGCTGTTGTCCGCGCCCTGCCCCGTTACGTTCGTCCGCGGCGGGGAGTGACAGGGAACGGCCGGGTGGCAGTTCTCGGTGGCATCCACTCGAGGTAGCTGCTCGAGGCGGCTACTCGAACGTCGTTCGGGAACTTCGGGTTTGGGTCGCCGGTCGCCTCGTTCTCGACGACACACGAGGACAACGACCCCCTCAGTCCAGTCAGCTGGGAACCACCATCTGCGTTTATTCCCCTGCTCGTGGTTCGAGCGCCTATGACAGCGCTCCTTGCCGAGAAGACGGCCGTCGTCACCGGCGCAGCCAGCGGAATCGGACGCCAAATTGCCCACACGTTCGCCAGCCACGGGGCTGACGTCGTCGTCGCCGACATCCAGGAAGAACCCCGCGAGGGCGGGACGCCGACGCACGAACTGATTCGCGAGGATACCGCGACCCAGGCGGAGGCGACGTTCGTCGAGTGCGACGTGACCAGTCGAGACGACGTCGACACCGCCGTCGCCGCCGCAACCGAGTTCGGTGGCCTCGATATCATGGTGAACAACGCCGGCATCGTCGGGCCGACCGCCCCAATTCAGGACATCGATCCCGACGAGTACGACCGACTCCTCGAGATCAACCTTGACGGCACCTACACCTGCTGTCAGGCCGCCGTCGAGGCCATGCTCAAGCGCGGCGAGGGCGGTTCGATCGTCAACATGTCGAGCGTCGCGGGTATCGCCGGCTACGCGAACCTCACCCCCTACAGCATGGCGAAAGGTGGTATCCGTATGCTCACCTACAGCCTCGCGGCGGAGGTCGGCCAGCACGGCATCCGGGTCAACGCGATCCATCCCGGCGTGATCGAGACGGAAATGACGACGAGTGACTTCCCCATCGTCGGCACCGATGAGGAAGCAGCGACGCTCGAGACGATCCCCCTCGGTCGATTCGGGAAACCGGAAGACGTCGCCAACGTCACGACCTTCCTCGCGAGCGACCTCTCGAGCTACGTGACCGCCGAATCGATCGTCGTCGACGGCGGGGCGTTCCGGTCGGCTTGAACGGAACCCCAGAATAAACCGGCGGCAATCGCCAAGCAGTTCCCTCACGTTTTATCGCCCGGGAGACCCTCGCTCGAGCATATGAACTGGCGGGACGCAGAACGCGAGTACGACGACGCGGTAATCGCCGAGACAAGCCTCGGTCGGCTGTTCGAGGACACCGCCGACC of the Natronosalvus vescus genome contains:
- a CDS encoding SDR family oxidoreductase; the encoded protein is MTALLAEKTAVVTGAASGIGRQIAHTFASHGADVVVADIQEEPREGGTPTHELIREDTATQAEATFVECDVTSRDDVDTAVAAATEFGGLDIMVNNAGIVGPTAPIQDIDPDEYDRLLEINLDGTYTCCQAAVEAMLKRGEGGSIVNMSSVAGIAGYANLTPYSMAKGGIRMLTYSLAAEVGQHGIRVNAIHPGVIETEMTTSDFPIVGTDEEAATLETIPLGRFGKPEDVANVTTFLASDLSSYVTAESIVVDGGAFRSA
- a CDS encoding YgaP family membrane protein; the encoded protein is MEPNVGGFDRTVRITLGLGALAVAVAAVTTDGVTGDTQTLVAGVSLILAAILLVTAMTRRCLGNRLLGINTCEKGQ
- a CDS encoding universal stress protein; this encodes MTLETILLAVGPGDAERTSELAEAVIEVGRPAGSTVVLGHVFTQDEYDDVLERLAFDPDAEAVDPDDVAGRHATIRDLRRLLEDAGVEYVIRGAVGDHGRTIVDLATDVDADRVIVGGRKRSPTGKAVFGSTAQEVLLSAPCPVTFVRGGE
- a CDS encoding SDR family NAD(P)-dependent oxidoreductase — its product is MDEPDLTGQTVLVTGSGRGVGRELLLATADCGANVAVHYHTSADAARDVAETARERGADAAMTVQGDVTDPDSVDGLFSAVEAELGTVDVLVNNVGDFAPAHWADIEFETWNRVLETNLTGTYLCAKRALPAMAENEYGRIVNVGYASSEKGLVNPKNFPYFVAKAGVLMFTRMLAADTQDDGITVNAISPYVVENSNEFPAELPRDRPASFDDLVRPLLFFLDPDADYVSGQNLEVDGGWLPERV
- a CDS encoding PQQ-binding-like beta-propeller repeat protein; protein product: MSEWNQFRGDEHNTGRIGRDLTGPEARPADAWTTDLRGPVRCPPVVDHDTVYVGTADGHLYAVDYQGRRRWVYETTASTTLAPAVGGHRVVCCLADTLVAIDAPTGTLEWERPVEGLYTTPPTLDGGLLLVGNSDGLLALRAETGEAIWTATLEGTPVGAPAVDDEQVYVATQNEQVQALELGSGETVWSVPTDGTVVGGPTLADDRAYVADSDGTLLALGIEDGRTWFTYEIRGGFTSAPTVLEGDDTLFVAADDDTLHVTDTTFGNRKLRGLLFSKAGLPLDGTPTTDPVVAGDVVIVGDGTGGLYGVDATDPDFRWHLPLESGVAGTPAPVFDGGSRAATSGSGATHAPAETGRLFVGTEDGQLRCLEWETPP
- a CDS encoding digeranylgeranylglycerophospholipid reductase — translated: MNEDYDVVIAGAGPAGGQCARDLAARGYDVVVLETEAEDEFPKQSNKSTAGTFPSMMASFGIPDDVVQQFTETVVLESPNAYYIQEQPGAVLDFGKFKRFLVEDSREAGAEYRFSSRATAPIIEGGEPVGVTYNGSEEIYADIVIDATGPAAPIAKKLDVSDLKRENHAIGIEYELEGIDIDHPGFADLNDAMMLRLDHDIAPGGYSWIFHTGEDTAKVGVCYIQNESHSQYGRDNFSIDDYLQHWIDTDPRFENAERIEGRQHRGSAHIQLPGQIHTDRFMAIGDTVPTVDPLWGEGIHTCMKSGRAAAIAADSCLKHGQIEPTAENLEVYDTLWHRDVAPNVDTRLLMTHLLYLASNDRYDKLMADLNRLDNDTLANANKGSKRAIMKLLGVRDLSLVAQVLRKRRNW
- a CDS encoding HNH endonuclease, which translates into the protein MEPGSGPGTRMWEADRAAVFDRDTRTCRHCERTPSTSGTSGLRVAAVGDVPLQGTVHESALVTLCDACFEILHGTERTTIDTREALFETIRSATNRQSEAISTVAVFASLATTVPAAIEEDDDPDYVAHRQDAHLVLAVVDATLEQLEALVGSDALEALDPGTEPDSDLDSALTAFCESATTLQNELREVIDLAEVVAVGLGRCQGCFEPLEVDPDPETGAQSAATRPCSTCGLEPRDIGAWRRDDGTVRFNDLFGAINAALQGSSATTTTLTARTQVVAERLLE
- a CDS encoding CBS domain-containing protein, coding for MTLETLARSDVVTASPGTEIRELATMMDDEMVGSVVIADGDEPVGIVTDRDLALATLLEDAGPDATAESIMSDGVHTIGVDAGFYEATERMNEHNVRRLPVVDDGGHLAGIITLDDLSELLADEQSELVGVIREQRAPY
- the glmM gene encoding phosphoglucosamine mutase, with the protein product MFGTSGIRGAVGDVVTADLALSVGRAVATEGYDRVVVGRDVRESGEVLGDALVAGLRECGADVVDVGVAATPTVARAVDWLEADAGVVITASHNPATDNGIKLWNPSGKAFGPEQRDAIADRVEHGEYDLTGWDGHGSRRTNPDAADRHAEAIRETVDLETTPSVVVDLGNGAGRVTADVLDELGCRVRTLNGQPDGAFPGRPSEPNEDTLQTLMATVAHTDVDLGIAHDGDADRMVAVDETGAFVPKDVLLALFAREAASEGDRVAAPVDTSLTVDDALAAVGASLTKTPVGDVYVAERATDDDVVFGGEPSGAWIWPEETLCPDGPLAAVKLVSLVAERGPLSELVGSVDTYPIRRDSLEVDEKGAVMAAVSDLVADRFDEVDALDGVRVDRGDGWFLLRASGTQPLIRVTAEARSAERADALRTEAIELLEAAQG